In a single window of the Bufo bufo chromosome 5, aBufBuf1.1, whole genome shotgun sequence genome:
- the LOC121002275 gene encoding protein QNR-71-like isoform X2 → MLPVVVEGLVVLCLVSSIQAGKRFQDVMEFGRKSGSRGPGNHLNGWSPDTNSWNEKLYPAWKSGDTRWENCWKGGKVVALLTSDSPALIGSNITFAVNLQFPRCQKENEDGDIVYERGCGNVSSSFPDQYVYNWTKWIDFCNEGNCSFANSFPDGRPFPHPPRWRRHNFIYIFSTQGQYYGTIGRSSTTLSINTTNITAGMQMMELKVFRRGSRNNYPVATASSIYVVTDQIPFYVNLTQKNDKNSSDSIFIKDSPIKFDIHMHDPSNFLKNSELTFDWDYGDGNGSSVSNNPVSSHIYTMLGSFRANLTIKAAIPGLCKPVTPTPIPTQPLPTTTSTFTTSNSTDNSTELPPFETETLPLTTEMPNVTAVYTTIPYTTSTPGCFIYRYGYYSTKITVVDGILEVNIIEMTSVQVPTSQTEGSLVDFVVTCKGSLPTDACTVVSDASCMIPQDMVCDEVPSSDQCLLILRRAFEPGSYCVNITLSDGASLALASTLVFIDGGSKTQQTVSAVLVPLALLALVAVVIGITLYRKYKEYKPIANASDGSDQGIIVYFSQIKDVLFKSNNERGPLLKSKAAII, encoded by the exons ATGTTGCCTGTAGTAGTGGAAGGTCTGGTGGTGCTCTGCCTGGTCTCCAGCATTCAGGCAGGAAAac GGTTTCAGGATGTAATGGAGTTTGGAAGGAAATCTGGCTCTAGAGGTCCCGGCAACCACCTAAATGGCTGGTCTCCTGATACCAACTCGTGGAATGAGAAACTGTACCCTGCCTGGAAGTCTGGGGATACAAGATGGGAAAACTGCTGGAAAG GTGGCAAGGTTGTGGCATTGTTGACCAGTGACAGTCCTGCGCTGATAGGGTCAAACATCACTTTTGCTGTCAACCTGCAGTTTCCCAGATGTCAGAAGGAAAATGAAGATGGAGACATTGTCTATGAAAGAGGGTGTGGAAATG TTTCCTCCAGCTTCCCAGACCAATATGTGTATAACTGGACCAAGTGGATAGATTTCTGTAACGAAGGAAACTGCAGCTTTGCTAACAGCTTTCCAGATGGCAGACCATTTCCACATCCCCCTCGCTGGAGGCGACACAACTTCATTTATATTTTCTCCACTCAAG GCCAATATTATGGAACGATTGGGAGATCGTCTACTACTCTGTCCATTAATACTACAAACATCACTGCTGGAATGCAAATGATGGAGCTCAAGGTTTTTAGAAGAGGTTCTCGAAACAACTACCCAGTTGCTACAGCAAGCAGCATTTATGTTGTAACTG atcAAATTCCATTTTATGTGAACCTTACACAGAAGAATGACAAGAATTCCTCAGACAGCATCTTTATTAAGGATTCACCAATCAAATTTGACATCCACATGCATGATCCAAGCAATTTTCTCAAGAATTCTGAATTGACATTTGATTGGGACTATGGTGATGGGAATGGGTCATCTGTTTCCAATAACCCTGTCTCTAGTCATATTTATACCATGCTTGGAAGCTTTAGGGCTAACTTGACCATCAAAGCTGCCATTCCTGGTCTATGTAAACCTGTTACACCCACTCCAATCCCTACACAACCTCTACCAACCACCACCAGTACTTTCACCACTTCCAATTCTACAG ATAACTCAACAGAACTACCACCATTTGAAACTGAAACTTTACCACTGACAACTGAAATGCCAAACGTTACCGCTGTTTATACAACCATTCCATACACCACTTCTACTCCTGGTTGCTTCATATATAGATATGGTTATTACAGCACTAAGATTACAGTTGTAG ATGGTATCCTTGAGGTCAACATTATTGAAATGACAAGCGTCCAAGTACCCACATCTCAGACTGAAGGCTCTCTTGTTGACTTTGTGGTGACTTGCAAAGGAAG TCTGCCTACAGATGCCTGCACGGTAGTCTCTGATGCTAGTTGCATgattccccaggacatggtttgtGATGAAGTTCCATCTTCTGATCAATGCTTGCTGATCCTAAGAAGAGCATTTGAGCCAGGATCTTACTGTGTAAATATCACACTAAGTGATGGTGCAAGTTTGGCTCTTGCTAGTACGCTGGTGTTTATAGATGGTG GTTCTAAAACGCAGCAGACTGTTTCCGCAGTACTTGTTCCCCTCGCTTTGCTTGCACTTGTTGCTGTGGTGATTGGTATTACCCTTTACAG GAAATACAAGGAATACAAACCAATTGCAAATGCTTCAGATGGAAGTGATCAAGGAATCATTGTGTACTTCAGTCAGATCAAAGATGTTCTCTTCAAAAGCAACAACGAGCGTGGCCCTCTTCTGAAAAGCAAGGCTGCAATAATATAA
- the LOC121002275 gene encoding protein QNR-71-like isoform X1, producing MLPVVVEGLVVLCLVSSIQAGKRFQDVMEFGRKSGSRGPGNHLNGWSPDTNSWNEKLYPAWKSGDTRWENCWKGGKVVALLTSDSPALIGSNITFAVNLQFPRCQKENEDGDIVYERGCGNVSSSFPDQYVYNWTKWIDFCNEGNCSFANSFPDGRPFPHPPRWRRHNFIYIFSTQGQYYGTIGRSSTTLSINTTNITAGMQMMELKVFRRGSRNNYPVATASSIYVVTDQIPFYVNLTQKNDKNSSDSIFIKDSPIKFDIHMHDPSNFLKNSELTFDWDYGDGNGSSVSNNPVSSHIYTMLGSFRANLTIKAAIPGLCKPVTPTPIPTQPLPTTTSTFTTSNSTGGLLFIFPPPPPLADNSTELPPFETETLPLTTEMPNVTAVYTTIPYTTSTPGCFIYRYGYYSTKITVVDGILEVNIIEMTSVQVPTSQTEGSLVDFVVTCKGSLPTDACTVVSDASCMIPQDMVCDEVPSSDQCLLILRRAFEPGSYCVNITLSDGASLALASTLVFIDGGSKTQQTVSAVLVPLALLALVAVVIGITLYRKYKEYKPIANASDGSDQGIIVYFSQIKDVLFKSNNERGPLLKSKAAII from the exons ATGTTGCCTGTAGTAGTGGAAGGTCTGGTGGTGCTCTGCCTGGTCTCCAGCATTCAGGCAGGAAAac GGTTTCAGGATGTAATGGAGTTTGGAAGGAAATCTGGCTCTAGAGGTCCCGGCAACCACCTAAATGGCTGGTCTCCTGATACCAACTCGTGGAATGAGAAACTGTACCCTGCCTGGAAGTCTGGGGATACAAGATGGGAAAACTGCTGGAAAG GTGGCAAGGTTGTGGCATTGTTGACCAGTGACAGTCCTGCGCTGATAGGGTCAAACATCACTTTTGCTGTCAACCTGCAGTTTCCCAGATGTCAGAAGGAAAATGAAGATGGAGACATTGTCTATGAAAGAGGGTGTGGAAATG TTTCCTCCAGCTTCCCAGACCAATATGTGTATAACTGGACCAAGTGGATAGATTTCTGTAACGAAGGAAACTGCAGCTTTGCTAACAGCTTTCCAGATGGCAGACCATTTCCACATCCCCCTCGCTGGAGGCGACACAACTTCATTTATATTTTCTCCACTCAAG GCCAATATTATGGAACGATTGGGAGATCGTCTACTACTCTGTCCATTAATACTACAAACATCACTGCTGGAATGCAAATGATGGAGCTCAAGGTTTTTAGAAGAGGTTCTCGAAACAACTACCCAGTTGCTACAGCAAGCAGCATTTATGTTGTAACTG atcAAATTCCATTTTATGTGAACCTTACACAGAAGAATGACAAGAATTCCTCAGACAGCATCTTTATTAAGGATTCACCAATCAAATTTGACATCCACATGCATGATCCAAGCAATTTTCTCAAGAATTCTGAATTGACATTTGATTGGGACTATGGTGATGGGAATGGGTCATCTGTTTCCAATAACCCTGTCTCTAGTCATATTTATACCATGCTTGGAAGCTTTAGGGCTAACTTGACCATCAAAGCTGCCATTCCTGGTCTATGTAAACCTGTTACACCCACTCCAATCCCTACACAACCTCTACCAACCACCACCAGTACTTTCACCACTTCCAATTCTACAG GAGGACTTTTAtttatattccccccccctcctccccttgcAGATAACTCAACAGAACTACCACCATTTGAAACTGAAACTTTACCACTGACAACTGAAATGCCAAACGTTACCGCTGTTTATACAACCATTCCATACACCACTTCTACTCCTGGTTGCTTCATATATAGATATGGTTATTACAGCACTAAGATTACAGTTGTAG ATGGTATCCTTGAGGTCAACATTATTGAAATGACAAGCGTCCAAGTACCCACATCTCAGACTGAAGGCTCTCTTGTTGACTTTGTGGTGACTTGCAAAGGAAG TCTGCCTACAGATGCCTGCACGGTAGTCTCTGATGCTAGTTGCATgattccccaggacatggtttgtGATGAAGTTCCATCTTCTGATCAATGCTTGCTGATCCTAAGAAGAGCATTTGAGCCAGGATCTTACTGTGTAAATATCACACTAAGTGATGGTGCAAGTTTGGCTCTTGCTAGTACGCTGGTGTTTATAGATGGTG GTTCTAAAACGCAGCAGACTGTTTCCGCAGTACTTGTTCCCCTCGCTTTGCTTGCACTTGTTGCTGTGGTGATTGGTATTACCCTTTACAG GAAATACAAGGAATACAAACCAATTGCAAATGCTTCAGATGGAAGTGATCAAGGAATCATTGTGTACTTCAGTCAGATCAAAGATGTTCTCTTCAAAAGCAACAACGAGCGTGGCCCTCTTCTGAAAAGCAAGGCTGCAATAATATAA